One part of the Diceros bicornis minor isolate mBicDic1 chromosome 38, mDicBic1.mat.cur, whole genome shotgun sequence genome encodes these proteins:
- the RGS1 gene encoding regulator of G-protein signaling 1, which yields MRAAAVPTPRLDKMPGMFFSANPKDLKGTDHSLLDDKTQKRRAKTFGMDVKAYLRSMIPHLESGMKPSKSKDILSADEVMQWSQSLEKLLANQTGQDVFGNFLKSEFSEENIEFWLACEDYKKTESDLLHCKAEKIYKAFVHSDAAKQINIDFRTRESTAKKIKAPTHTCFDEAQKVIYTLMERDSYPRFLKSNIYLNLLNDLQANSLK from the exons ATGCGAGCAGCAGCCGTCCCCACGCCAAGGTTAGACAAAATGCCAGGAATGTTCTTCTCTGCCAATCCAAAGGACTTGAAAGGAACTGATCACTCACTTCTAGACGACAAGACGCAAAAAAGGAGGGCAAAGACTTT TGGAATGGATGTGAAAGCATACTTGAGATCTATGATCCCACATCTGGAATCTGGAATGAAACCTTCCAAGTCTAAGGACAT ACTCTCTGCTGATGAAGTAATGcaatggtctcagtctctggaaaAACTTCTTGCCAACCAAA CTGGTCAAGATGTCTTTGGAAATTTCCTCAAGTCTGAGTTCAGTGAGGAGAATATTGAATTCTGGCTGGCTTGTGAAGACTATAAAAAGACAGAGTCTGATCTTTTGCACTGCAAAGcagagaaaatatataaagcatttgtgcatTCAGATGCTGCTAAACAA ATCAATATTGACTTTCGAACTCGAGAATCTACAGCCAAGAAGATTAAAGCGCCAACCCACACGTGTTTTGATGAAGCCCAAAAAGTCATATATACTCTGATGGAAAGGGACTCCTATCCCAGGTTCCTCAAATCAAATATATACTTAAATCTTCTGAACGACCTTCAGGCTAATAGTCTGAAGTGA